In one Watersipora subatra chromosome 6, tzWatSuba1.1, whole genome shotgun sequence genomic region, the following are encoded:
- the LOC137398024 gene encoding uncharacterized protein: protein MLNYPVTVAEDQIQRFAYKNNMVVNVFEWIESKGEGGESRSGLEIVHTDNRLYTEEAEGLPEVNLLLYKDHYMWIKSMSALMRKQTDHRGHSNYNCLRCLHHLTCERTFKDHIKGCLAAHDGTCIIKMPKPGSVMKFKNIKNMEKVPYTVYADFESIIDKDTKVHTVCGYGVNLVNSLEKPLRFETYRGEDCMERFFAELDRIKELIDSIPIAKIIITPEQEQAFKTATECYMRGREATEEEDWLVRDHDHVSGSYRGPAHNSCNLKHRQTKKINVIFHNLKGYDSHLIVKAYEGYKGIDVIVNTDEKYMSMRIDRFKFIDSMQHLNSSLAKLVKGLDDLLHLKQEFPEHYGLLARKGVYPYEYMDSHEWFKERRLPDKKYFSSSLDNYAGISDKDYRHSQKVWRELGCRNLGDYHDLYLKSDVLLLTVFFESYRELAMVNYGLDPCHYISAPSLTLDACLKITKQELELITDVDMYNFFERGMRSGMSTCGGLRYAKANNPYVKDYDPSKPTTYIMYLDANSLYPLTMLKKLPTGGFEWIEDGKLPDVSEDEGYVADVDFENPTELHDEHNDYPFAPESKKPDHWSEYMRSVGDVKLGEPCYAKVPKLVPNLKDKCNYVVHHKTLEYYINKGLCVTKVHRALKFKERAWMEPYIRLNAELRKEAKTDFSKDFFKLMMNALFGKTMEEVRKRIEVELTTNTKRQQKLINRPRFKCKKEFNDELSAVSMNKTTVTLNKPIYVGQAILDLSKMHMYDLFYDVIRKLYPNARMMYTDTDSLVLMIETEDFYKEMPLHLYDTSNYPKDHSCYSDKYKKVPGLMKDKGGGKVISEFVALRAKSYCVEGEGWGLTKCKGVKKCITKNLKFDNYKQCLDSGDPAPNATMTTLQSKLHEIKNWTFSKKTLSAFDDKRYYLDSINSLAHGHYRIIDITE, encoded by the coding sequence atgttaaACTATCCGGTGACGGTTGCGGAAGATCAAATACAAAGGTTTGCCTACAAAAACAATATGGTCGTGAATGTGTTTGAGTGGATCGAATCTAAGGGAGAAGGCGGCGAGAGCAGGAGCGGGTTGGAGATTGTCCACACGGATAACCGGTTGTATACTGAGGAGGCGGAAGGTCTCCCCGAGGTTAACCTGCTTCTCTACAAGGATCATTACATGTGGATCAAGAGTATGTCAGCGTTAATGAGGAAGCAAACTGATCACAGAGGACATAGCAACTATAACTGCCTACGATGTCTCCACCACTTAACGTGTGAGAGAACATTTAAGGACCACATCAAAGGGTGCCTAGCCGCTCACGATGGTACTTGCATCATCAAGATGCCCAAACCTGGCTCGGTCATGAAGTTtaagaacattaaaaatatggaaaaggtGCCTTACACCGTCTACGCGGACTTTGAGTCTATTATAGACAAAGATACCAAAGTCCATACAGTGTGTGGCTACGGCGTAAACCTGGTGAACAGCTTAGAAAAGCCATTGAGGTTTGAGACTTACAGGGGTGAGGATTGCATGGAGAGATTCTTTGCAGAGCTTGATAGAATAAAAGAGTTGATAGATAGCATTCCAATCGCGAAAATAATAATCACTCCGGAGCAAGAGCAAGCATTTAAAACTGCGACAGAGTGCTACATGCGTGGGCGCGAGGCTACGGAAGAAGAAGATTGGCTAGTTAGAGATCATGATCATGTCTCTGGGTCGTACAGAGGCCCCGCGCACAATAGCTGCAATCTCAAGCACAGACAGACAAAAAAGATTAACGTGATATTTCACAACCTCAAGGGGTACGACTCTCATTTAATTGTCAAGGCTTACGAGGGGTACAAGGGCATCGATGTTATAGTGAACACGGATGAAAAGTACATGTCAATGAGAATAGATCGCTTTAAGTTTATCGACAGCATGCAACACCTCAACAGTTCACTGGCCAAACTAGTGAAAGGACTAGACGATCTCCTGCACTTGAAACAGGAGTTTCCGGAACACTACGGCTTGTTGGCGAGAAAGGGCGTGTATCCGTACGAGTATATGGATTCTCACGAGTGGTTTAAAGAACGACGACTCCCGGATAAAAAGTACTTTAGCTCATCACTTGACAATTATGCCGGTATAAGTGATAAGGACTATCGGCATTCTCAAAAAGTGTGGAGAGAGCTCGGATGTAGAAATTTGGGTGACTACCATGACCTATATCTAAAGAGCGATGTGCTACTCTTGACGGTTTTCTTTGAGAGTTATAGAGAATTAGCCATGGTGAATTATGGCCTCGATCCATGCCATTACATCTCTGCACCCTCATTGACATTGGATGCTTGCTTAAAAATAACGAAGCAAGAACTGGAGCTCATCACCGATGTAGATATGTACAATTTCTTTGAGAGAGGCATGAGAAGTGGCATGTCTACCTGCGGTGGTTTGCGGTATGCCAAGGCAAACAATCCGTATGTAAAGGACTACGATCCGAGTAAGCCAACTACCTACATTATGTACTTGGATGCCAACAGTCTGTACCCTTTGACAATGTTGAAAAAACTACCGACTGGTGGTTTTGAGTGGATAGAAGATGGCAAACTGCCCGATGTTAGCGAGGATGAAGGGTATGTCGCGGATGTGGATTTTGAGAATCCAACCGAGTTGCATGATGAGCACAACGACTATCCATTCGCACCCGAGTCAAAAAAACCCGATCATTGGTCGGAATATATGCGATCCGTTGGTGACGTGAAGCTCGGAGAGCCTTGCTACGCAAAAGTGCCCAAGCTAGTGCCCAATCTTAAAGATAAGTGCAATTACGTTGTACATCACAAAACTCTAGAGTATTATATCAATAAAGGTCTGTGTGTGACCAAAGTGCACCGCGCTCTCAAGTTTAAAGAGAGAGCTTGGATGGAGCCGTACATTCGACTAAATGCCGAGCTTCGAAAGGAGGCTAAGACAGATTTTAGTAAAGACTTTTTCAAGCTTATGATGAATGCGCTATTTGGCAAGACGATGGAGGAAGTTCGCAAACGGATCGAGGTTGAACTGACTACTAACACGAAACGCCAACAGAAGCTCATCAACAGACCACGGTTTAAGTGTAAGAAAGAGTTTAATGATGAACTGTCAGCCGTGTCAATGAACAAAACGACAGTAACATTAAACAAGCCAATCTACGTTGGTCAAGCCATCTTGGATCTATCAAAGATGCACATGTACGATTTATTTTATGATGTCATCAGAAAACTGTATCCCAATGCCCGAATGATGTACACTGACACGGACAGTCTTGTGCTCATGATCGAGACTGAAGATTTTTATAAAGAGATGCCACTACACCTGTACGACACGAGCAATTATCCAAAAGATCACTCGTGCTATagtgacaaatacaaaaaggtGCCAGGCCTCATGAAAGATAAGGGTGGTGGTAAGGTGATATCGGAGTTTGTGGCTTTGCGAGCCAAGTCATACTGCGTAGAGGGTGAGGGTTGGGGACTGACAAAATGCAAAGGAGTGAAAAAGTGTATAACCAAAAATCTAAAGTTTGATAACTACAAACAATGCCTGGATAGTGGAGATCCGGCTCCGAATGCCACCATGACGACACTCCAGTCCAAGCTACACGAGATAAAAAATTGGACATTCAGCAAAAAGACTCTGTCGGCCTTTGACGACAAACGCTATTATCTAGATTCAATAAATAGCTTGGCACACGGACATTACAGAATAATTGACATTACAGAATAA